The sequence below is a genomic window from Mycobacteroides abscessus ATCC 19977.
GAGCGTGACGAGGTAGTCGATGATGCGTGTGGTGGGCGCCATCGTGAAGTTGGCCACCCAGGCCCGGACCAGTTCACCGGGCCCTGAACCGGGTTCGGATTCGTCTACCGGCTTGAGGTAGGGCTCTAGATCAGCCGCTAGCGCGGGTGGATACACGAAGCCGATGTGTTCGGCCCATTCCTCGATGAAGAAGTCGAACGGATTGACCGATTTGAGGTCGGCAATGAGCCCGACTGTGATCGACAGCTGCCGGGTCCGGTTCGGGAATACCACGCGGGCAAGGAAATTACCGAAGGCATCCTGTTGCCAGTTGATGAAGTGATCGTCGGGTGCGATCCGTAAGGAGTACGCCTCGATAGGTGTACGAGTGTGCGGCGCCGGACGCAACCGAATCTCGTGCGGGTGCACCTGCACGAGTCTGTCGAACGCGTAGCTGGTCCGATGCTCCAGCGCCACCTTGATGCCCATCGGCTGATCCCACCATAACCTGGCCCCACCCGCATGGTCTGTGAATCAGGGCACCGCACATCACGGCCCGGCCGGGAACGCGCACCGGCCTTCAATGGATAGCTCGCCGGAGCTTCGCGACTACGTGCGGCGCAGTTCGAAGATCGGGATGGGCCGGGCGGTCTTCTCCTGATATTCAGCGAACACCGGAACCAGCTCGACCACCTTCGGATACAGCGCATCACGCTCGGCCAGTGAAAGCTCGTGCGCGACTACGTCGTATCCGTCGGTACCGATGTCGATATGCGCATCTGGATTCGCGCGCAGGTTGTACACCCAGGCGGGGTCTTTGTCGGCGCCGCCGAATGAACCGACGATGTAGATTTTGCCGTCGATATTGAAGTAGGCCAACGGGTTAAGGCGCTGCTGTCCGCTCTTGGCGCCGGTGTTCGTCAGCAGCAAGATCGGCACTCCGGCGAATTG
It includes:
- a CDS encoding nitroreductase family deazaflavin-dependent oxidoreductase — translated: MTDDTPFNERPTAVINEFNDEVAREFRANGGEVGGQFAGVPILLLTNTGAKSGQQRLNPLAYFNIDGKIYIVGSFGGADKDPAWVYNLRANPDAHIDIGTDGYDVVAHELSLAERDALYPKVVELVPVFAEYQEKTARPIPIFELRRT